The sequence CGATGGTCAGATCATCACCTCTTACGGTGAACCTGAACTGAATGAAGAAACCGGAATGTACGAGTACGAGGATGTTGATGGTAAAGAGATGAGCATCGCTCAAGAGGAAGTGGTACAGATTATTGAGCGTTAAGTACGAGCAGTGAAACCGGTGGCCATCTAAGCTGTTGGCTACCCTGTCGCAGCTGAAAGCATGATCAAGGATTAACCAAGTAAGAGACAGACCTTACCCAGCCAATAGGCAAAAAAAAGCGAGTCCGTAAAGAACTCGCAAAATATTCAGAATGAATGTAACAATATGAGCCAATCTAATTCATCAGAAAGGACAAAAGGTTGTCTATTCGAGATTCATATTAGAGGTCAACTTAGCCACCTATGTCAGTGAAGTGTCAGAGAAATGCGCGAAAACTGTCTATTTCCCCATCAAGTGTAACCAAGCATTTCAACTCATTAGTGGTGTAACATTGACCACTAGGCAGACATCTCATCCAGAGCTCTAAAGACATTCTCATCCAGGTGCCCATCGAACACCTGCTTACAGACTTTACGTCTAACCGCTAAACCAGCGATCAGTCTTTCGATGGTAAGGTGCTTAACTTCAGATTGCTTGTTATAAAGTTCCACAATCTGGCTCAAAGTTTCGTAAGGAACGACCTCATCTTTGACTTTCAGCCAATCAAGCTTCTCTAACAGCGCGTCACACTCTTCTTTGATCGATGAAGGGGAGTGTCCGGTCATTGCAGATAAAGCGGTGATACTGCGTTCTAGAGCCTCTGAGGAGGTATATTTCGTGAGGGTGATGGTTATCTCATCCGCATTGATCTCAACTAAGTGCTTACGCTGCTTAACTCGACGACCTAATTTCCCCTTGTTCGCACCCGGCTTACGCTGAATCGGCTCAAACTCGCCATCAATCACACTCGATAACTCATCGAGCTGCTGTTTAGTGACCATCTCATTACGCAGCGGGTTTGGTAGTGTCGGGGCCATATTACGCTTTCCGGCGTTGGTTGTGCGAGCGCGACAGTAACGTAAGACTTCCTCAACATCGCATTTGATATCTACTTGATAGTCGATCACTTTGTCCTTCTCGGTGATCGTTTCGATCGTCAGATGGTAGCCCCAAAGATTAACAACAAACAGCTCGTCACTACCCTTGCCTTTCGACAGCTTTTTAAGCTCGCGGATCAAATCCATTGAGAACCGACGCCACTCTATATTGCGCGCTAACT comes from Vibrio astriarenae and encodes:
- a CDS encoding YgdI/YgdR family lipoprotein, with product MRTLTLLFISLFITACGSTQYLMSTNDGQIITSYGEPELNEETGMYEYEDVDGKEMSIAQEEVVQIIER